The following are encoded together in the Pectinophora gossypiella chromosome 14, ilPecGoss1.1, whole genome shotgun sequence genome:
- the LOC126372556 gene encoding uncharacterized Golgi apparatus membrane protein-like protein CG5021 isoform X4: MNNPVMNSATVPLLDDDTIAFGEEDNANKSHPYIVFFHLVFRVSALVVYLLCTWFSESFIASFVLVILLLSADFWTVKNISGRLLVGLRWWNYVDDDGKSHWVFEAKQNRVNPNESRLFWLGLILCPLMWSMFFIVCLFGLKFKWMLLVLIALTLTGANLYGYIKCRFGAKENLKSATTDFVRTQILQNASSFMFAQPAPPTATGNTGVV; this comes from the exons atgaataATCCTGTCATGAATTCTGCAACC GTGCCGCTGCTGGACGACGACACCATCGCCTTTGGAGAGGAGGACAACGCCAACAAGAG CCATCCATACATAGTGTTCTTCCACCTGGTATTCCGTGTGTCGGCGCTGGTGGTGTACCTGCTCTGCACATGGTTCTCTGAGTCATTCATTGCCAGCTTCGTGCTGGTCATCTTGCTGCTCTCCGCTGATTTCTGGACTGTCAAGAATATTAGTG GTCGTCTGCTGGTAGGATTAAGGTGGTGGAACTATGTAGATGATGATGGCAAATCACACTGGGTGTTTGAAGCTAAGCAG AACCGTGTGAACCCGAATGAGAGCCGTCTGTTTTGGTTGGGGCTGATCCTGTGTCCCCTCATGTGGAGCATGTTCTTCATTGTCTGCCTCTTCGGACTCAAGTTCAAGTGGATG CTGCTAGTCCTCATAGCGCTGACGCTCACAGGCGCAAACCTGTACGGCTACATCAAATGCAGGTTCGGCGCCAAGGAGAACCTCAAGTCAGCCACGACGGACTTTGTTCGAACCCAGATCCTGCAGAACGCAAGCTCCTTCATGTTCGCCCAGCCCGCGCCGCCCACTGCTACTGGCAACACCGGGGTCGTCTGA
- the LOC126372556 gene encoding uncharacterized Golgi apparatus membrane protein-like protein CG5021 isoform X1, whose product MNNPVMNSATPGVRQVPLLDDDTIAFGEEDNANKRFVHPYIVFFHLVFRVSALVVYLLCTWFSESFIASFVLVILLLSADFWTVKNISGRLLVGLRWWNYVDDDGKSHWVFEAKQNRVNPNESRLFWLGLILCPLMWSMFFIVCLFGLKFKWMLLVLIALTLTGANLYGYIKCRFGAKENLKSATTDFVRTQILQNASSFMFAQPAPPTATGNTGVV is encoded by the exons atgaataATCCTGTCATGAATTCTGCAACC CCTGGTGTGCGGCAGGTGCCGCTGCTGGACGACGACACCATCGCCTTTGGAGAGGAGGACAACGCCAACAAGAGGTTCGT CCATCCATACATAGTGTTCTTCCACCTGGTATTCCGTGTGTCGGCGCTGGTGGTGTACCTGCTCTGCACATGGTTCTCTGAGTCATTCATTGCCAGCTTCGTGCTGGTCATCTTGCTGCTCTCCGCTGATTTCTGGACTGTCAAGAATATTAGTG GTCGTCTGCTGGTAGGATTAAGGTGGTGGAACTATGTAGATGATGATGGCAAATCACACTGGGTGTTTGAAGCTAAGCAG AACCGTGTGAACCCGAATGAGAGCCGTCTGTTTTGGTTGGGGCTGATCCTGTGTCCCCTCATGTGGAGCATGTTCTTCATTGTCTGCCTCTTCGGACTCAAGTTCAAGTGGATG CTGCTAGTCCTCATAGCGCTGACGCTCACAGGCGCAAACCTGTACGGCTACATCAAATGCAGGTTCGGCGCCAAGGAGAACCTCAAGTCAGCCACGACGGACTTTGTTCGAACCCAGATCCTGCAGAACGCAAGCTCCTTCATGTTCGCCCAGCCCGCGCCGCCCACTGCTACTGGCAACACCGGGGTCGTCTGA
- the LOC126372556 gene encoding uncharacterized Golgi apparatus membrane protein-like protein CG5021 isoform X2, which produces MNNPVMNSATPGVRQVPLLDDDTIAFGEEDNANKSHPYIVFFHLVFRVSALVVYLLCTWFSESFIASFVLVILLLSADFWTVKNISGRLLVGLRWWNYVDDDGKSHWVFEAKQNRVNPNESRLFWLGLILCPLMWSMFFIVCLFGLKFKWMLLVLIALTLTGANLYGYIKCRFGAKENLKSATTDFVRTQILQNASSFMFAQPAPPTATGNTGVV; this is translated from the exons atgaataATCCTGTCATGAATTCTGCAACC CCTGGTGTGCGGCAGGTGCCGCTGCTGGACGACGACACCATCGCCTTTGGAGAGGAGGACAACGCCAACAAGAG CCATCCATACATAGTGTTCTTCCACCTGGTATTCCGTGTGTCGGCGCTGGTGGTGTACCTGCTCTGCACATGGTTCTCTGAGTCATTCATTGCCAGCTTCGTGCTGGTCATCTTGCTGCTCTCCGCTGATTTCTGGACTGTCAAGAATATTAGTG GTCGTCTGCTGGTAGGATTAAGGTGGTGGAACTATGTAGATGATGATGGCAAATCACACTGGGTGTTTGAAGCTAAGCAG AACCGTGTGAACCCGAATGAGAGCCGTCTGTTTTGGTTGGGGCTGATCCTGTGTCCCCTCATGTGGAGCATGTTCTTCATTGTCTGCCTCTTCGGACTCAAGTTCAAGTGGATG CTGCTAGTCCTCATAGCGCTGACGCTCACAGGCGCAAACCTGTACGGCTACATCAAATGCAGGTTCGGCGCCAAGGAGAACCTCAAGTCAGCCACGACGGACTTTGTTCGAACCCAGATCCTGCAGAACGCAAGCTCCTTCATGTTCGCCCAGCCCGCGCCGCCCACTGCTACTGGCAACACCGGGGTCGTCTGA
- the LOC126372556 gene encoding uncharacterized Golgi apparatus membrane protein-like protein CG5021 isoform X3, with the protein MNNPVMNSATVPLLDDDTIAFGEEDNANKRFVHPYIVFFHLVFRVSALVVYLLCTWFSESFIASFVLVILLLSADFWTVKNISGRLLVGLRWWNYVDDDGKSHWVFEAKQNRVNPNESRLFWLGLILCPLMWSMFFIVCLFGLKFKWMLLVLIALTLTGANLYGYIKCRFGAKENLKSATTDFVRTQILQNASSFMFAQPAPPTATGNTGVV; encoded by the exons atgaataATCCTGTCATGAATTCTGCAACC GTGCCGCTGCTGGACGACGACACCATCGCCTTTGGAGAGGAGGACAACGCCAACAAGAGGTTCGT CCATCCATACATAGTGTTCTTCCACCTGGTATTCCGTGTGTCGGCGCTGGTGGTGTACCTGCTCTGCACATGGTTCTCTGAGTCATTCATTGCCAGCTTCGTGCTGGTCATCTTGCTGCTCTCCGCTGATTTCTGGACTGTCAAGAATATTAGTG GTCGTCTGCTGGTAGGATTAAGGTGGTGGAACTATGTAGATGATGATGGCAAATCACACTGGGTGTTTGAAGCTAAGCAG AACCGTGTGAACCCGAATGAGAGCCGTCTGTTTTGGTTGGGGCTGATCCTGTGTCCCCTCATGTGGAGCATGTTCTTCATTGTCTGCCTCTTCGGACTCAAGTTCAAGTGGATG CTGCTAGTCCTCATAGCGCTGACGCTCACAGGCGCAAACCTGTACGGCTACATCAAATGCAGGTTCGGCGCCAAGGAGAACCTCAAGTCAGCCACGACGGACTTTGTTCGAACCCAGATCCTGCAGAACGCAAGCTCCTTCATGTTCGCCCAGCCCGCGCCGCCCACTGCTACTGGCAACACCGGGGTCGTCTGA